In Halovulum dunhuangense, one genomic interval encodes:
- a CDS encoding ABC transporter permease, translating into MLNYALQRAALALAVAFTVSLAAFLLLNIATDPAYAIAGEEADPEVVEQIRIRYGLDRPLWVRYVEWLTGVLRGDFGVSYYWNKPVAELVAERVGTTLTLAFSALFVTIFIAIPLGALAALNRNTWIDRFALWLAVSAQAVPNFWLGLILIILFAVMLPIFPVSGDTTWRHFVLPAFVLGASSVPPVMRLMRTGLIEVMGSDYIRTARSKGYNGGALLMRHALRNALLPVVSVLAVQLGQKVGGSVITESIFAINGLGRLALQSILGADIPTVQMLIFLFALVFVGMNLLADLLNAALDPRIRIGKP; encoded by the coding sequence ATGCTGAACTATGCCCTGCAACGGGCTGCGCTGGCGCTGGCGGTGGCCTTCACCGTTTCGCTTGCCGCCTTCCTGCTGCTCAACATCGCGACCGACCCGGCCTATGCCATCGCCGGCGAAGAGGCCGACCCGGAGGTGGTGGAGCAGATCCGCATCCGCTACGGCCTGGACCGGCCGCTCTGGGTCCGTTACGTCGAATGGCTGACAGGTGTGCTGCGCGGCGATTTCGGCGTCAGCTATTACTGGAACAAGCCGGTGGCGGAACTCGTGGCGGAACGCGTCGGCACGACCCTGACGCTGGCCTTCTCGGCGCTGTTCGTCACCATCTTCATCGCCATTCCGCTGGGGGCGCTTGCCGCGCTCAACCGGAACACCTGGATCGACCGCTTCGCGCTGTGGCTGGCGGTGTCGGCCCAGGCGGTGCCGAACTTCTGGCTGGGCCTGATCCTGATCATCCTCTTCGCGGTGATGCTTCCGATCTTTCCCGTCTCTGGCGACACGACATGGCGCCATTTCGTGCTGCCGGCCTTCGTGCTTGGCGCATCGTCGGTGCCGCCGGTGATGCGGCTCATGCGCACCGGCCTGATCGAGGTGATGGGCTCGGACTACATCCGTACCGCGCGATCCAAGGGCTACAACGGCGGCGCGCTTCTCATGCGCCACGCGCTGCGCAACGCGCTTCTGCCGGTGGTATCGGTGCTGGCGGTCCAGCTTGGCCAGAAGGTCGGCGGCTCTGTCATCACCGAAAGCATATTCGCGATAAACGGGCTCGGACGCCTGGCGCTCCAGTCCATCCTCGGGGCGGACATTCCCACCGTGCAGATGCTGATCTTTCTCTTCGCCCTGGTTTTCGTCGGCATGAACCTGCTGGCCGACCTGCTGAACGCGGCCCTCGACCCGAGAATAAGGATCGGAAAACCGTGA
- a CDS encoding ABC transporter substrate-binding protein codes for MRNTFCRSLGPIMLAAGLAYAAPAAAGPQDDTLRAALAGEILNLDYLYTTRREYIILAQMTDATLFTMNPETQAIEPGVATSYEFVDDMTIDVQLRDDVRFHDGTPLTAADVAYTYNWVIDENSESHAQALISRWLERAEVTGDHSVRFHLRAINPLIIRDMAQRVMLRKDGAYHQGTEVDRNAMATQLVGAGPYRVASFQPGVEVVLERFDDYYGDAPDIGNIVVRNLPDMGTQQAELMSGGIDWMFNVPLDVARSLDAHPDIEHLAGPDLRVSFIVLDAAGLAQPDGPLTDLRVRQAMNHAVNKPEIAEFLMGGGASEPIYSACHPVQFGCVQDVPRYEYDPERARALLAEAGYPDGFELDLWAYRERPVSEAVMADLEAVGIDINLRYVQLETLNQARANREIPAYIGTWGSSGVADTALIARVHFSDTSDRHLSGDEEVVEWVLAAEQTADQDARFELYKQAITRIAEQAYWVPLVSYSADYLVRTELDFPLDNDGVPRLQNARWK; via the coding sequence ATGCGAAACACATTCTGCCGGTCCCTCGGTCCGATCATGCTGGCGGCGGGCCTGGCCTATGCGGCGCCCGCTGCGGCCGGACCCCAGGACGACACCCTGCGGGCCGCCCTTGCGGGCGAGATCCTCAATCTCGACTATCTCTACACCACGCGGCGGGAATACATAATCCTCGCCCAGATGACCGACGCGACCCTGTTCACCATGAACCCGGAGACGCAGGCGATCGAACCGGGCGTGGCGACGTCCTACGAATTCGTGGACGACATGACGATCGACGTGCAGCTGCGCGACGACGTGCGCTTCCATGACGGCACGCCGCTGACCGCGGCCGATGTCGCCTACACCTACAACTGGGTGATCGACGAGAACTCCGAGTCCCATGCCCAGGCGCTGATCAGCCGCTGGCTGGAGCGGGCCGAGGTCACCGGCGACCATAGCGTGCGCTTCCATCTGCGCGCGATCAACCCGCTGATCATCCGCGACATGGCGCAGCGCGTGATGCTGCGCAAGGATGGCGCCTACCACCAGGGCACCGAGGTGGACCGCAACGCCATGGCGACGCAACTCGTCGGCGCCGGGCCCTACCGGGTCGCAAGCTTCCAGCCGGGCGTGGAAGTCGTGCTCGAACGTTTCGACGACTATTACGGCGATGCGCCGGATATCGGCAACATCGTCGTGCGGAACCTGCCGGACATGGGCACCCAGCAGGCCGAGCTGATGTCGGGCGGCATCGACTGGATGTTCAACGTGCCCCTCGACGTGGCGCGCAGTCTTGACGCGCATCCCGACATCGAGCATCTGGCCGGGCCCGACCTGCGGGTGTCCTTCATCGTGCTCGACGCGGCCGGCCTTGCGCAGCCCGACGGGCCACTGACCGACCTGCGGGTCCGCCAGGCGATGAACCATGCGGTGAACAAGCCCGAGATCGCCGAGTTCCTGATGGGCGGCGGTGCGTCCGAGCCGATCTACAGCGCCTGCCACCCGGTCCAGTTCGGCTGCGTGCAGGACGTGCCGCGCTACGAGTACGACCCGGAGCGGGCGCGCGCCCTGCTGGCCGAGGCAGGCTATCCCGACGGTTTCGAACTGGATCTCTGGGCCTATCGCGAGCGCCCCGTCTCCGAGGCGGTGATGGCCGACCTGGAGGCCGTGGGCATCGACATCAACCTGCGCTATGTCCAGCTCGAGACGCTGAACCAGGCGCGGGCCAACCGCGAGATCCCCGCCTATATCGGCACCTGGGGCTCAAGCGGGGTGGCCGATACCGCCCTGATCGCGCGGGTGCATTTCTCGGACACGAGCGACCGGCATCTCTCGGGCGACGAAGAGGTGGTGGAATGGGTGCTCGCGGCCGAGCAGACCGCCGACCAGGATGCCCGGTTCGAGCTTTACAAGCAGGCCATCACCCGCATCGCCGAACAGGCCTACTGGGTGCCGCTGGTCAGCTACTCGGCCGATTACCTGGTGCGGACCGAGCTGGATTTCCCGCTCGACAATGACGGCGTCCCGCGTCTGCAGAACGCCCGCTGGAAGTGA